From Piliocolobus tephrosceles isolate RC106 chromosome 16, ASM277652v3, whole genome shotgun sequence, the proteins below share one genomic window:
- the MYADML2 gene encoding myeloid-associated differentiation marker-like protein 2: MGSAMEPPGSAYLHLGAVTSPVGTARVLQLAFGCTTFSLVAHRGGFTGVQGTFCMAAWGFCFAVSALVVACEFTRLHGCLRLSWGNFTAAFAMLATLLCATAAVLYPLYFARRECPPEPAGCAARDFRLAASVFAGLLFLAYAVEVALTRARPGQVTSYMATVSGLLKIVQAFVACIIFGALVHDSRYGRYVATQWCVAVYSLCFLATVAVVALSVMGHTGGLGCPFDRLVVVYTFLAVLLYLSAAVIWPVFCFDPKYGEPKRPPDCARGSCPWDSQLVVAIFTYVNLLLYVADLAYSQRIRFVPSL, from the coding sequence ATGGGCAGCGCCATGGAGCCCCCTGGGAGTGCATACCTGCACCTGGGCGCCGTGACGTCCCCTGTGGGCACAGCCCGTGTGCTGCAGCTGGCCTTTGGCTGCACCACCTTCAGCCTGGTGGCCCACCGGGGCGGCTTCACGGGCGTCCAGGGCACTTTCTGCATGGCTGCCTGGGGCTTCTGCTTTGCTGTCTCCGCACTGGTGGTGGCCTGTGAGTTCACACGGCTCCATGGCTGCCTGCGGCTCTCCTGGGGCAACTTCACCGCCGCCTTCGCCATGCTGGCCACCCTGCTGTGCGCCACGGCTGCGGTCCTGTACCCGCTGTACTTCGCCCGGCGGGAGTGTCCCCCCGAGCCTGCCGGCTGTGCTGCCAGGGACTTCCGCCTGGCAGCCAGCGTCTTCGCCGGGCTCCTCTTTCTGGCCTACGCCGTGGAGGTGGCCCTGACGCGGGCCCGGCCGGGCCAGGTGACCAGCTACATGGCCACAGTGTCAGGGCTCCTCAAGATCGTCCAGGCCTTTGTGGCCTGCATCATCTTTGGGGCGCTGGTCCACGACAGCCGCTACGGGCGCTATGTGGCCACCCAGTGGTGCGTGGCCGTCTATAGCCTGTGCTTCCTTGCCACAGTGGCCGTGGTGGCCCTGAGTGTGATGGGCCACACGGGGGGCCTGGGCTGCCCCTTTGACCGGCTGGTGGTGGTGTACACGTTCCTGGCTGTGCTCCTGTACCTCAGCGCCGCCGTGATCTGGCCAGTCTTCTGTTTCGATCCCAAGTATGGCGAGCCCAAACGGCCCCCTGACTGCGCTCGAGGCAGCTGTCCCTGGGACAGCCAGCTGGTGGTGGCCATCTTCACCTACGTCAACCTGCTCCTGTACGTCGCTGACCTCGCCTACTCCCAGAGGATTCGCTTCGTGCCCAGCTTGTAG
- the PYCR1 gene encoding LOW QUALITY PROTEIN: pyrroline-5-carboxylate reductase 1, mitochondrial (The sequence of the model RefSeq protein was modified relative to this genomic sequence to represent the inferred CDS: deleted 1 base in 1 codon), whose amino-acid sequence MQSHPAEPVPSVGALGRGSPDSMSVGFIGAGQLAFALVKGFTAAGILAAHKIMASSPDLDLATVSALRKMGVKLTPHNKETVQHSDVLFLAVKPHIIPFILDEIGTHIEDRHIVVSCAAGVTIGSIEKKLSAFRPAPRVIRCMTNTPVVVREGATVYATGTHAQVEDGRLLEQLLSSVGFCTEVEEDLIDAVTGLSGSGPAYAFTALDALADGGVKMGLPRRLAVRLGAQALLGAAKMLLHSEQHPGQLKDNVSSPGGATIHALHVLESGGFRSLLINAVEASCIRTRELQSMADQEQVSPAAIKKTILDKVKLESPAGTPLSPSGHTKLPPRSLEPVGKD is encoded by the exons ATGCAG TCTCATCCCGCAGAGCCGGTGCCATCTGTGGGGGCTTTGGGCCGGGGGTCTCCCGACAGCATGAGCGTGGGCTTCATCGGCGCTGGCCAGCTGGCTTTTGCCCTGGTCAAGGGCTTCACAGCAGCAG GCATCCTGGCTGCCCACAAGATAATGGCTAGCTCCCCAGACCTGGACCTGGCCACGGTTTCTGCCCTCAGG AAGATGGGGGTGAAGCTGACACCCCACAACAAGGAGACGGTGCAGCACAGTGATGTGCTCTTCCTGGCCGTGAAGCCACACATCATCCCCTTCATCCTGGATGAGATAGGCACCCACATCGAGGACAGGCACATCGTGGTGTCCTGTGCGGCCGGCGTCACCATCGGCTCCATAGAGAAG AAGTTGTCAGCGTTTCGGCCGGCCCCCAGGGTCATCCGCTGCATGACCAACACCCCCGTCGTGGTGCGGGAGGGGGCCACCGTGTACGCCACAGGCACGCACGCCCAGGTGGAGGACGGGAGGCTCCTGGAGCAGCTGCTGAGCAGTGTGGGCTTCTGCACAGAGGTGGAAGAGGACCTGATCGATGCCGTCACGGGGCTCAGTGGCAGCGGCCCCGCCTAC GCATTCACAGCCCTGGATGCCCTGGCTGATGGGGGCGTGAAGATGGGACTTCCAAGGCGCCTGGCAGTCCGCCTCGGGGCCCAGGCCCTCCTG GGGGCTGCCAAGATGCTGCTGCACTCAGAACAGCACCCAGGCCAGCTCAAGGACAACGTCAGCTCTCCGGGTGGGGCCACCATCCACGCCTTGCACGTGCTGGAGAGTGGGGGCTTCCGCTCCCTGCTCATCAACGCTGTGGAGGCCTCCTGCATCCGCACACG GGAGCTGCAGTCCATGGCTGACCAGGAGCAGGTGTCACCAGCCGCCATCAagaagaccatcctggacaaggTGAAGCTGGAATCCCCTGCAGGGACCCCTCTGTCGCCTTCTGGCCACACGAAGCTG CCCCCCCGCAGCCTGGAGCCAGTGGGCAAGGATTGA
- the LOC111542537 gene encoding basic proline-rich protein-like, with translation MNQQLRAGPPGPGADPRVPHSTPPFPPAVRGRRGGGRANCACATRAPLSLATLAAPAQVGVSRAWPGRSARAPGPHPQLPASCSLSPPRLAPAPALQGPCPSSQTPAAFSSSSARARAGSEWWRRWPGPCHAEALFRQDGAAGVPRFQLGGPGEARGGNGLAAPSSKGRSPPPPSRSRPRAARAPPAPRVPRAPPGEDFAACWRCPAAGVEDSGGRETGDPVSGLSPPPSCLRSCKAGEGKGGRPASREPKVFHGQ, from the exons ATGAATCAGCAGCTGCGGGCCGGGCCGCCGGGCCCTGGCGCGGACCCCCGGGTGCCTCACTCGACCCCACCCTTTCCTCCCGCCGTCCG GGGAAGGCGCGGCGGCGGGAGGGCAAACTGCGCATGCGCAACCCGCGCGCCGTTGTCCCTGGCAACACTGGCTGCGCCAGCCCAGGTCGGCGTCTCGCGGGCCTGGCCTGGGCGCTCGGCCAGAGCGCCAggtccccacccccagctcccggCGTCCTGCAGCCTGAGCCCGCCTCGTCTGGCTCCTGCGCCCGCCCTCCAGGGCCCCTGCCCAAGCTCGCAGACGCCGGCGGCGTTCTCCAGCTCGAGTGCCCGGGCTAGGGCAGGTTCTGAGTGGTGGCGGCGCTGGCCTGGGCCCTGCCACGCGGAGGCGCTCTTCCGTCAGGACGGCGCCGCCGGGGTCCCGCGATTCCAACTCGGGGGTCCCGGAGAGGCGCGGGGCGGGAACGGCCTGGCAGCTCCCAGCAGCAAGGGGCGATCCCCCCCGCCCCCGTCCCGCAGCAGACCCCGAGCTGCCCGGGCCCCTCCTGCGCCACGTGTGCCCAGAGCTCCGCCCGGGGAAGACTTCGCTGCTTGTTGGAGATGCCCAGCGGCAGGGGTCGAGGACTCAGGAGGAAGGGAAACGGGGGATCCCGTGTCTGGACTTTCTCCTCCACCCTCTTGCCTTCGCAGCTGTAAAGCCGGGGAGGGGAAGGGTGGCCGCCCCGCCAGCAG AGAGCCCAAGGTGTTCCATGGTCAGTGA